In Nematostella vectensis chromosome 2, jaNemVect1.1, whole genome shotgun sequence, one genomic interval encodes:
- the LOC116604262 gene encoding adenosine receptor A2a translates to MNNSTSSEIAGADGLFAWAFIFGVVSIAVVSGNAIIITAFGLNTKLLHMRTNYFLVSLAVADLLVGAFSIPMYVYDIFTYLESRRSRLHTIYNAIDIFTSFASIFALVLIALERAYSVNFPHKHRLLNQRIYFLLIMSAWVAATWLGILRLVAGYQSSRLLINIFSYVMMACIFVSLALISSSYVSIWHRVRNPVQSLHRTRSAQEKRLAKTLTIVTCVFFLSWLPFYLINITIFFCPDCYHLQIVYCSKLLHFSNSIANVLIYTLRINEFKHTVMKIFCQHRPHLSIPPRHAHRYGMECDTHAPFHEIKNDIHLLNVGEIDTHPSEHDLGDVSPVVHSGRRSIVFHL, encoded by the coding sequence ATGAACAACTCAACTTCTTCAGAGATCGCAGGCGCGGATGGCTTATTTGCGTGGGCGTTTATCTTCGGTGTGGTGTCCATAGCCGTGGTCAGCGGTAACGCTATCATTATAACAGCATTCGGCCTGAACACCAAGCTTCTGCACATGCGCACTAACTACTTCCTAGTCAGTCTTGCGGTCGCTGACCTGCTCGTGGGCGCGTTCTCCATTCCCATGTACGTATACGATATATTTACGTACTTGGAGTCAAGGCGTTCCAGACTGCATACCATTTATAACGCCATAGATATCTTTACTAGTTTCGCGTCTATCTTTGCACTGGTGCTGATAGCACTTGAACGGGCGTACTCAGTGAACTTCCCTCACAAGCACCGTCTGCTGAATCAGCGGATTTACTTCCTGTTGATCATGTCCGCCTGGGTCGCGGCCACGTGGTTGGGAATTCTTCGCCTGGTCGCCGGGTACCAGAGCAGTAGACTGCTCATTAACATATTTTCGTACGTGATGATGGCTTGCATTTTTGTGTCGCTAGCGTTGATCAGCTCATCGTACGTGTCTATCTGGCATCGAGTGCGTAACCCTGTGCAGTCTCTCCACCGTACGCGCAGTGCACAGGAAAAACGCCTCGCCAAGACCCTGACTATCGTCACGTGTGTTTTCTTCCTGTCATGGCTACCATTCTACCTCATCAACATTACGATTTTCTTCTGCCCTGATTGCTACCACCTACAAATCGTCTATTGCAGCAAGTTGCTCCACTTCAGCAACTCCATAGCGAACGTGCTCATCTACACACTCCGGATCAACGAGTTCAAACACACCGTGATGAAGATCTTCTGTCAGCACCGTCCACACCTGTCGATCCCGCCCCGACACGCGCACCGCTACGGGATGGAGTGCGACACGCATGCGCCGTTTCACGAAATTAAGAACGATATCCACCTGCTGAACGTTGGCGAGATTGATACTCACCCCTCAGAGCACGACTTAGGGGACGTTTCTCCTGTAGTTCACAGTGGCAGGCGATCAATAGTATTTCATCTCTGA
- the LOC5521348 gene encoding sorcin isoform X1, which translates to MAYQGYYGGPAPGGYPGGYPQPGYPGGMDPLWGYFSAVAGQDQQIDCKELQDCLTRSGISGSYQRRSISGSYQPFSIETCRLMITMLDRDYSGKMGFNEFKELWAALNQWKTTFMQYDSDRSGTMEPHELNNALNAFGYRLSPACLAGITKRYAINNCISYDDFVACCVRLRALTDQFRRRDTAQNGYANFAYDDFIQVSMYC; encoded by the exons ATGGCATATCAAGGTTATTACGGTGGGCCAGCTCCTGGCGGCTACCCAGGG GGTTACCCACAGCCAGGCTATCCAGGAGGAATGGATCCATTATGGGGATACTTCTCAGCTGTTGCTGGACAA GACCAACAGATTGATTGTAAAGAGCTACAGGACTGTTTGACCAGATCAGGAATTTCTGGTTCATACCAACGTAGGTCTATTTCTGGTTCATACCAAC CATTCAGCATAGAGACCTGCAG gttaaTGATAACAATGCTTGAT CGAGACTACAGTGGGAAAATGGGATTCAATGAATTTAAAGAACTGTGGGCAGCTCTGAATCAATGGAAG ACAACCTTCATGCAGTATGACAGTGACAGGTCTGGAACCATGGAGCCTCATGAACTCAATAATGCCCTCAATGCCTTTG GCTATCGCCTAAGTCCCGCCTGCCTTGCTGGAATCACAAAAAGATATGCCATCAATAATTGTATCAGCTATGATGACTTTGTCGCTTGCTGTGTTCGCCTCAGAGCTCTTACAG atCAGTTCAGGAGACGCGATACAGCCCAAAACGGCTACGCGAATTTTGCCTACGACGAC
- the LOC5521348 gene encoding sorcin isoform X2: protein MAYQGYYGGPAPGGYPGGYPQPGYPGGMDPLWGYFSAVAGQDQQIDCKELQDCLTRSGISGSYQPFSIETCRLMITMLDRDYSGKMGFNEFKELWAALNQWKTTFMQYDSDRSGTMEPHELNNALNAFGYRLSPACLAGITKRYAINNCISYDDFVACCVRLRALTDQFRRRDTAQNGYANFAYDDFIQVSMYC, encoded by the exons ATGGCATATCAAGGTTATTACGGTGGGCCAGCTCCTGGCGGCTACCCAGGG GGTTACCCACAGCCAGGCTATCCAGGAGGAATGGATCCATTATGGGGATACTTCTCAGCTGTTGCTGGACAA GACCAACAGATTGATTGTAAAGAGCTACAGGACTGTTTGACCAGATCAGGAATTTCTGGTTCATACCAAC CATTCAGCATAGAGACCTGCAG gttaaTGATAACAATGCTTGAT CGAGACTACAGTGGGAAAATGGGATTCAATGAATTTAAAGAACTGTGGGCAGCTCTGAATCAATGGAAG ACAACCTTCATGCAGTATGACAGTGACAGGTCTGGAACCATGGAGCCTCATGAACTCAATAATGCCCTCAATGCCTTTG GCTATCGCCTAAGTCCCGCCTGCCTTGCTGGAATCACAAAAAGATATGCCATCAATAATTGTATCAGCTATGATGACTTTGTCGCTTGCTGTGTTCGCCTCAGAGCTCTTACAG atCAGTTCAGGAGACGCGATACAGCCCAAAACGGCTACGCGAATTTTGCCTACGACGAC
- the LOC5521348 gene encoding sorcin isoform X3, giving the protein MDPLWGYFSAVAGQDQQIDCKELQDCLTRSGISGSYQRRSISGSYQPFSIETCRLMITMLDRDYSGKMGFNEFKELWAALNQWKTTFMQYDSDRSGTMEPHELNNALNAFGYRLSPACLAGITKRYAINNCISYDDFVACCVRLRALTDQFRRRDTAQNGYANFAYDDFIQVSMYC; this is encoded by the exons ATGGATCCATTATGGGGATACTTCTCAGCTGTTGCTGGACAA GACCAACAGATTGATTGTAAAGAGCTACAGGACTGTTTGACCAGATCAGGAATTTCTGGTTCATACCAACGTAGGTCTATTTCTGGTTCATACCAAC CATTCAGCATAGAGACCTGCAG gttaaTGATAACAATGCTTGAT CGAGACTACAGTGGGAAAATGGGATTCAATGAATTTAAAGAACTGTGGGCAGCTCTGAATCAATGGAAG ACAACCTTCATGCAGTATGACAGTGACAGGTCTGGAACCATGGAGCCTCATGAACTCAATAATGCCCTCAATGCCTTTG GCTATCGCCTAAGTCCCGCCTGCCTTGCTGGAATCACAAAAAGATATGCCATCAATAATTGTATCAGCTATGATGACTTTGTCGCTTGCTGTGTTCGCCTCAGAGCTCTTACAG atCAGTTCAGGAGACGCGATACAGCCCAAAACGGCTACGCGAATTTTGCCTACGACGAC
- the LOC5521348 gene encoding sorcin isoform X4 has product MDPLWGYFSAVAGQDQQIDCKELQDCLTRSGISGSYQPFSIETCRLMITMLDRDYSGKMGFNEFKELWAALNQWKTTFMQYDSDRSGTMEPHELNNALNAFGYRLSPACLAGITKRYAINNCISYDDFVACCVRLRALTDQFRRRDTAQNGYANFAYDDFIQVSMYC; this is encoded by the exons ATGGATCCATTATGGGGATACTTCTCAGCTGTTGCTGGACAA GACCAACAGATTGATTGTAAAGAGCTACAGGACTGTTTGACCAGATCAGGAATTTCTGGTTCATACCAAC CATTCAGCATAGAGACCTGCAG gttaaTGATAACAATGCTTGAT CGAGACTACAGTGGGAAAATGGGATTCAATGAATTTAAAGAACTGTGGGCAGCTCTGAATCAATGGAAG ACAACCTTCATGCAGTATGACAGTGACAGGTCTGGAACCATGGAGCCTCATGAACTCAATAATGCCCTCAATGCCTTTG GCTATCGCCTAAGTCCCGCCTGCCTTGCTGGAATCACAAAAAGATATGCCATCAATAATTGTATCAGCTATGATGACTTTGTCGCTTGCTGTGTTCGCCTCAGAGCTCTTACAG atCAGTTCAGGAGACGCGATACAGCCCAAAACGGCTACGCGAATTTTGCCTACGACGAC
- the LOC125558672 gene encoding melatonin receptor type 1B-A-like produces MQLVLSSRGAGLVVAEAGLFTILWIAMLIGNGVTVYIVLRNPRLRTVPNLFVVSLALSDIGLGVLSMPLCTSVLVTSRWLFGHVSCQYQGFVAGMMALTSTQTLALTSVNRYFRMVKPNVVPHVLHHAIHHHPYKLFLVISILAPVPYLASGSLMVFHPGKFYCYLHINAGWYLAFVGTFFVGIPNSIIMFCYYKIFITVRAHENRVQKHEK; encoded by the coding sequence ATGCAGCTAGTGCTCTCTTCACGAGGCGCAGGCCTAGTCGTGGCCGAGGCTGGGTTATTCACCATCCTTTGGATAGCCATGCTTATTGGGAACGGAGTGACGGTGTACATAGTGCTGAGAAATCCCCGGTTACGGACGGTACCTAACCTCTTCGTGGTATCTCTAGCACTCTCTGACATAGGTCTTGGTGTTCTATCTATGCCATTATGTACCTCGGTCCTTGTCACTTCTAGATGGTTATTTGGCCATGTATCCTGCCAATACCAAGGGTTCGTGGCTGGGATGATGGCTTTGACATCCACACAGACTCTTGCGCTGACCTCGGTTAACCGGTACTTCCGCATGGTAAAACCCAACGTAGTACCGCACGTACTTCACCACGCGATCCACCATCACCCTTATAAATTGTTCCTGGTTATCTCCATTCTGGCGCCGGTACCCTACCTGGCATCTGGGTCTCTGATGGTGTTCCATCCTGGCAAGTTCTACTGCTACTTGCACATCAACGCCGGCTGGTACCTCGCGTTTGTTGGGACCTTCTTTGTGGGAATACCCAACAGCATTATCATGTTCTGCTATTACAAGATCTTCATCACTGTCAGGGCGCACGAGAATCGTGTCCAAAAACACGAGAAATAA